From the genome of Methylomonas sp. UP202, one region includes:
- a CDS encoding Uma2 family endonuclease: MSARPEFDKPWMSVEDYLAAELLSDTKHEYDDGEVVAMSCVSKNHDRIKMNLSRIFGNHLQDQPCEPFSSDVKVKIGQYLFYPDAMMVCEDTSTHDYYAETPVLVVEVLSKSTRRRDETIKRRLYQTIATVQEYVLIEQDIVDVEVCRRSEGWVFNHYFLGDDVPFESIGLDLGVAEIYARVDNDDMRTFIAEQTLAQENANANASQA, translated from the coding sequence ATGAGCGCGCGACCTGAATTTGATAAACCGTGGATGTCCGTTGAGGACTATCTTGCGGCGGAATTGCTCAGCGACACCAAGCATGAGTATGACGACGGGGAAGTCGTGGCAATGTCGTGCGTCAGCAAGAATCACGACAGGATTAAGATGAACTTGTCGCGTATCTTCGGCAACCATTTGCAGGACCAACCCTGCGAGCCGTTTAGCTCCGATGTCAAAGTCAAGATCGGCCAGTATTTGTTCTACCCCGATGCGATGATGGTTTGCGAGGATACCTCGACCCACGACTATTACGCCGAGACTCCGGTATTGGTCGTCGAGGTGTTATCCAAATCCACCCGCCGCCGCGACGAAACCATCAAACGCCGCCTATATCAAACCATTGCGACTGTGCAGGAATACGTGCTGATCGAGCAAGACATCGTCGATGTCGAAGTTTGTCGGCGTAGCGAAGGTTGGGTCTTCAATCACTATTTTCTCGGCGACGACGTGCCTTTCGAATCGATTGGCTTGGACCTCGGCGTCGCCGAAATCTATGCCCGAGTCGACAACGACGACATGCGGACCTTCATCGCCGAGCAAACGCTGGCTCAAGAAAATGCCAACGCCAACGCATCCCAAGCCTAA